In Streptomyces nojiriensis, one genomic interval encodes:
- a CDS encoding recombinase family protein — protein MITSECDGCGKCLVGVRRLSRLKDSTNSPEKQLDQVLSAVAAVGGHLIAWADDWEVSGATDPMARPQLGPWLRDEMGPYDGIAGSAVDRIGRNQRDVLNTAYTVHESGRLLITYGHEGPWNLDDPNDEMRLSMESFGAQMELRAIQKRNRDETKRARAAGQPKQKNRYGYQFVRLHPTAKVDHVELDPVAALIIRDVAQRILADETGMVTVHTEAVRLNRAGVLSPADHRSVMYGRQPKGTLWNPKAIKRMLTSEASLGYLMHDERPVIGPDGHAVRIAPPLWDHATRDALIAKTAAKWTGARAPKGEHLLSGLAFCGTCGHRLWVASRHKQNNAYGCSARVRGIPTSAHCKPAPTMSIPMLDELVTEWFLVAFGSHDVRRKEFDPGTGYAARIAEIEADRTRLRGDRQAGLYESEEDTEWFRTEYARMTREIAELKELPERPAGMRWMSVGRTVEEDWLSAPDNVARREILAEFDVRIELHPGHSTRRFRATALDPEQQAANRKAAQEHAEEAALAELEDIDASA, from the coding sequence ATGATCACGAGTGAGTGCGACGGATGCGGAAAGTGCCTGGTGGGGGTACGTCGCCTCTCTCGCCTGAAGGACTCGACCAACAGCCCTGAGAAGCAGTTGGACCAGGTGCTCAGCGCCGTTGCCGCCGTGGGGGGCCACCTCATCGCATGGGCCGACGACTGGGAGGTCTCGGGCGCCACTGACCCGATGGCGCGCCCGCAGCTCGGCCCCTGGCTGCGGGACGAGATGGGCCCGTACGACGGGATCGCGGGCTCGGCCGTTGACCGGATCGGCCGTAACCAGCGGGACGTATTGAACACGGCCTACACGGTCCACGAGTCCGGGCGTCTGCTGATCACATACGGTCACGAGGGTCCGTGGAACCTGGACGACCCCAACGACGAGATGCGCCTGTCCATGGAGTCCTTCGGGGCACAGATGGAGCTGCGGGCCATCCAGAAGCGCAACCGGGACGAGACCAAGCGTGCCCGTGCGGCCGGACAGCCCAAGCAGAAGAACCGGTACGGGTATCAGTTCGTCCGCCTGCACCCCACGGCCAAGGTCGATCACGTGGAGCTGGACCCGGTTGCCGCGCTGATCATCCGGGACGTGGCGCAACGCATCCTCGCCGACGAGACGGGCATGGTGACCGTCCACACGGAGGCCGTCCGGCTCAACCGGGCGGGAGTGCTCTCTCCGGCCGATCACCGATCGGTCATGTACGGGCGGCAGCCCAAGGGGACGCTGTGGAACCCGAAGGCGATCAAGCGGATGCTGACCAGCGAGGCGTCTTTGGGGTACCTGATGCACGACGAGCGCCCGGTGATCGGTCCGGACGGTCACGCCGTGCGCATTGCCCCTCCCCTGTGGGACCACGCGACCCGGGACGCCTTGATCGCGAAGACGGCTGCGAAGTGGACGGGTGCACGTGCCCCGAAGGGCGAGCACCTGCTGTCTGGTCTGGCGTTCTGCGGCACCTGCGGTCACCGGCTGTGGGTGGCGTCCCGCCACAAGCAGAACAACGCGTACGGCTGCTCGGCACGTGTACGGGGCATCCCCACGTCGGCGCACTGCAAGCCCGCACCGACGATGTCCATTCCGATGCTGGATGAGCTGGTTACGGAGTGGTTCCTTGTGGCGTTCGGATCTCACGACGTCCGGCGCAAGGAGTTCGACCCCGGTACCGGGTACGCCGCGCGAATCGCGGAGATCGAGGCCGACCGTACGCGGCTCCGGGGAGACCGCCAGGCGGGCCTGTACGAGTCGGAAGAGGACACGGAGTGGTTCCGGACCGAGTATGCCCGGATGACGCGGGAGATCGCCGAACTGAAGGAGCTTCCGGAGCGTCCGGCGGGGATGCGCTGGATGTCGGTCGGCCGCACCGTGGAAGAGGACTGGCTGTCCGCTCCTGACAATGTGGCACGTCGCGAGATCCTCGCGGAGTTCGACGTGCGGATAGAGCTTCACCCTGGCCACTCCACGCGCCGGTTCCGCGCAACGGCGCTCGACCCGGAGCAGCAGGCAGCGAATCGGAAGGCGGCACAAGAACATGCAGAAGAGGCCGCGCTGGCCGAGCTTGAAGACATCGATGCCAGTGCCTGA